CCAACCCAGAGAATCCGCGGCTGAACTCGCGTGTTGGTTCGCTTCAAGAGATTCCGTTTAGCGCCTACAGCGATTCACAGCTCGTCTCAATTCTCGAGCAGCGCACACAGGCCGGAATCGAACCGGGTGTGGTCTCACAGGATAACCTCGAGTATATCGCCCGGCGCGTGGATGGGGATGCGCGGCAGGCAATCTCGCTGTTGTATCACAGTGTTCGGAACCTCCAATTTGGCGACCGGGTGGAACTCACCGAAGCGGCGATCAACGATGCCGAACCCGATGCAACCCGCCATATCGTTCGGTCGCGTCTCTTGTCGCTGTCGCGCGACCAACGCATTGCGCTTGAGTGTCTAGGAGAAAACGGGCCGTCAACGAGCGGTGAGTTGTATGTGTGCTACCGCGACCGGGTTGACGATCCGTGTACGAAACCCACTGTTCGGGGCTGGATGCCGAAATTCGGGGGGTATGAGTTAGTCGTCAACAAAGGGCCGTCGCACGCGCCGCGTTATCGCGTGTGTGAGCAGGTACTCGAGGAATTGGACTACAAACCAATATGAGGTGATGTGATCAGTAGAGTTACTATTACATATGTGGGAGAAAGAGAATTATCAATGAGATTGAATTAACAACAATTGTTGTGACGATGATGCCGATAAGAGACCAAAATACAAAACTCCCAGCTTGAGCTGGTGCAATACTCCACTGATGATCAAACACAAAATATGGGGCCGTGCTAAGGATTGCGACACATGACACTATAAGAAGGAACGATATTATTGTTAGACCTATATTTTTACTAGCCAATAGCCACCTCAATCCTGTTTCTGACTGTTTGGTTCGAGTCTGGGTTATCACATATATATGAATTATCGCATAGAGTGATATTGATCCAACAAAAAAAGTTACTCCAATTACGAATGGAACATCAGTTGCTGAATTGGAATATCCTAGTCTGTCCATAGTATACCAGGCGATAAACGATACGAGTCCAGCAATAAGGACAGAGGTTGCGAGTTTCTTTATATTTAATGAAGATGCCATTTTGAGATTTGTAGCCATTTTATTCAATCTAATTGAAAGATTATTCCTATATAGTATTTATTGTTGAGATAGTTCCATTAAATATCTGATGTGAAGGGTCATAAAGTATGGGATATTGTCACAGCTTGTCTTTATTTTAAGTTCGTTTTATAATAAAAAGTATAAGTCGAATTTGTACTTCTATCAAATCTAGAAAATCTAAGAGTGATCTTAGTTAATTAATCATCATTTCAATGGTGTTGTTAATGGTGAGTTCTGTGGTATCAATGCCGGCGCTCGCAAATTCCGGATCTCCAGCTGTCAATTTAGAGAATACTCCACTTGGTCACGATAACGGAGGCCCAGGACATACTCCACCCGGCCACGATAACGGAACCCACAATGAATATTCTATCCCAGAAAGTAATCTCACAGTCCCCTCACACATTGAAAACGCTACCATAGATGATGTTGAAAACTTGACTCCGTTGGAGAAACGAGTCTGGGCTGTTATGAAACTCGAGACAACTAAACCATCAAATAACAAAGCGGCTCAGCAATTAAAGCGAGCACATGAAAGTGTGAATGGATCACTTGAACGATTCAAACGCACAGAGACGCCCTTCTCGAGGTTCTCGACGAGCAGGAGAGAGGACAGTGACGCTCGAGGGGTCAGTCGAACGAGAGCAATTGCACGACGACGTGGTGAAGATCCAATTGCAAAAACACATACAAGATATCGATGCCTCAGTTGCGGTAATCCTCGGTATCGACGACTTTCTTCGTTTCGTCGTGGGTGAGGTCGCCATCTGTTGAGACGACTGGTGCATCCAATTCTCGGCCGACCGCTGCCACAATCGCGTCGACACCGTCAAGGAACGGTCCCTCTGGCCCGATCTCGTCAGCGATCTCTCCAGCGAGAACGGCCGTGTGTTCGTCAACTGCGTGCTTTTCGGTCCACGCGAGATCTGCGCGAGCACCTTCGACATCCCCAGCTGGGAGATTCCCCTCACCAACTAATACCTCGGCGTACGCTGGAACAGGAACAACCCACTGTTCGGACTCGTCGCCGTTAGCTTCGTAAAACTCTTTGACCGCCTCATCGCCTTTGAGGTAGTCGATAAGAAAATTCGCGTCGAGAACCTTCATGCGTCCGCGTCCTCACCCGCATCGCCGGCCAGTCGTCGCATTCGCGCTTTCCGCTTCTCCTTTGCCTGTTCTCGCTGCTCGCGAACGCGCTCGGCCTGGTCATCTGACCACCGGCCAAAACCATCGTAGAAGTCACCCTCATTGTCTTCGTCGAGGACACGCTCGAGAACGTCGTTATAGGACTCTCCCTCGTGACGGCGTCGATCAAGGATGCGCTTCACTCGATCGCTGACTCGGATCTGTTCATCGGCGGTTGCCATGTCACGTCAACGTTCGCGTTGACAGGATTTAGTCGTTGGGTTGGTCCTCCGAAAGAGAACGCCACTGTGACAGCTCTACCCGTCTTTCCAAACTCACTTTTGCTATTTTTCACCTCCTGTACAGCTATTGTTCCTGTTGTATACGAATCCACAGGCCGTCCTCGAGTTTAAATACGAATACGGGGCCAATTCCTATAGCTCACTGGATCAGAGAGAACAGGCTCACAGAGAATTGCGTCCACGTGGAGAAGCGCTTCCTGCTAACGATCCCGAACTCGAGGAGGCTCAGGAAAGTACACGGAACGTCGGTTGGTGCTGCCCGCCGATGCAGCAATCCCGGGTGAAACGGGAGGTGAAGAATAAGAGCCGGTGACAGCTGGTGTCTTCGGGTGACCGGGGACAGTGGGTTCCAGGACGCCTCGAGAGAGGCCTAGTGACTCTCTGAGAAAACTAACTGACAGGACGAACGCGGGTTGTACGAGGGTTGGTTACATTCGCCGAGTAGTAGCGTATTCGTCTGTCAGTAACCCACGACTGAAGTCGTGGGCTTCCTCCTTGCATTTCTGTGAACCGCCTCGGATTCAAATCCCCAGACACTTGGCCTGCTCCGCCTGTAGAGTACAGCGCACACCTCTCTCAGTAGTGCGCACACCTCTCTCAGTAGTGGGGAGTTCGTGCGCGTCAACTCCGGTTCTCTAGGAGGTCTTGGATCGCGTAGTACGCGGGCTTAGGATTGAAGTTTTCGTCGAAGAGCAGTGGGTCGGCCGTCACGTCGTAGCGATTCTGAAGCCAAGTACCCGCGTCGTGGACGCCCCACGTGACGAGCGTGTTACAGCCGTTGTCGAGACACGCCTCGAGGACATCCCGATAGTACTGTGCCTGGTGTTCGAGGCGATCGTCGAACTCCTCGTCGGGACCGTACGCGACGTCCATCTCGGTGACCTGGACGTCCAAGCCGAGGTCTTTGAAACGACGGATGTTTGCGCCGACCGCTTCGGGATCTTCTCGAGTGTGTTGATACGACGGAAGGGAGTGCATCTGGATCCCAACGCCGTCGATCGGCACACCACGCTCGAGCAGACGTTCCAGGAGGTCGTAGACGGCGTCGGCCTTGTCGTTGTCTGACGCGATCTCGTAGTCATTGTAGTAGAGATCGGCGTCCGGCGCGACGTCGTTTGCCCACTCGAAGGCCTTGTCGAGATACTCCTCACCCATTGCCTCGTACCACATCGTCTCGCGCATCGACCCGTCATCGGCCACCGCTTCGTTCACGACGTCCCAGACGTCCACCTTGTCGTGATACCGGCCGGCCACCGTGTGAATATGATCCCGGACGAACGCCTCTAACTGGTCGTCGGTGTAGTCCCAGGCGAGGAACCACTCCGGGGTTTGCTTGTGCCAGAGCAACGTGTGTCCCCGGACGGTCATGTCGTTCTCGACGCCGAAGTTCACGATCGCGTCGGCGTCATCGAAATCGTAGACCTTGGGTTCGGGGCGCAACGGCCCCATCTTCAGCGCGTTCGCTGTCGTAACCGCGTTGAACTCTCGCTTGAGCGTCTGTGCGAGTGTCGGATCGTCAGGATACTGTCTGAATGATCGAGCGGGAACGCCTGCCCCAATCGTCACGCCGTTCTCGTCGGCCAGTTCGCGGAGTGTCTTGTCACTGGACATTCGCAGATACGCGAGCGCGAGGCGACAAAGCCGTATGGATACCGGAAACAATATTGTTACAGATGAACCCTTGTGGGATTAGTCCGAGGAAAGAATGACAGTTGACAGTCCCCTCTGCTTGACCTCCTCCCGCGCCTAAAGTCGCGGGAATCCCACCATGGAATTTCAGGCCGAGCGCGGCCCTAAGGTTTCAAGACGCATACTGACGAGAATCATCGATTCTCGAACCACTTACCCTCGGGGCGATTCGGATCTCGGAACCGCTGGCCAGCGGCGAGGGAGACGACGATTGCCAGTAACGTGATGCCAACACTGAACCCTGGTGTCCCATCCTCAACAGCGTCGGTCGTACCATCCTGATCGTTATCGCCGGCGCTCGAGTCATCACCATCTGCATCCACGTCGGACGCCTCATCAGCATCCGTGTCGTCGGCAGTCGAGTCGGGATCGTCCACGTCAGGCGTGCCGACACCGACCCCAAACTGCGAGAAGCCGTCGACAGCGGCACTGAAGCGTATGTTGTTATCCGCCTCGTCGAGTACTGTCGTCTCGAGTGGCCGCCACTCAGTAGTGTCTGAATCGAAGTGATACAGTGAGACCGCATCGATGTCACCGTCGGCGGTCTCGAGCGCTTCGGTCGGAATAGTAAACTCGATTGTCGCCGATTCGAGCTGGTCGGATTCGAAGTCGGTGGTGATCTGGAGGTAGCCACCCGCCTCGAGACCCAGATCCAGGTCGCGAACGTCGTCGGTGGTCGGGGTGCTGGCCTCACGGATCGTTAACGCCGTGTCGATCGAGTCGGAGAGTTCAATGTCGAGTTGCTCGGTCGTCGCTACTGGGCGGTCCTCGGCTGTAGTGTCGTCAGTGAAGAACCGGAGTTCGATCGTTCGGGTATTGCTGAATTCAAGGTGTGATTCGGAGATACCGTCGCTAACGGAGGGAGTGATGTCTGCTCGAAGCTCATCACCCACAGTGCGAACCGATGTCGTCTCATCGCTGTCTACTGCTGTGCTGGGGCTGCTCGTCGCGCTTCCGGTGGAGGGCACAGCTTCGACGGTCACCGTTGTCGGAGCGGATTCAACCTCGTTCAGTTCAGCAGTCACCTCGTATTCGCCAGCGGCAGTTCCCTCGAACGTGCCGTTGTCTGCGTTCGTCCAGTTGAACGCGGTGTCGTCATCTTCGACGACGTTCCCGAATTCGTCGAAGGCAGTCGCCACGAAATCGACGGTCTCACCAGCGTCGATTGTCTGTTCTGCGGCCGGATCGAGTTCGACCGACGCTACGTCTCCGGGCTCAAAGGTGACAGATCCCGTAGCGTCGATTGTGGTCTGCTGTTCGGTAAAGACGATTTCGACGGCGTCCTGTGCCGTCGTCGAATTCACCGCGAAGGTAACCTCGCCGTCAGCGTCGGTGGATGCAGTCGTCGTCGTCTCGTCGCCGTTGAGATGAAGATCGGAACCATCACTGCCATCGGCTTCGACGTCGACGTTTGCGACCGGGTTGTCGTTCGCGTCAGTGATGACGACGGTGTAGGTGATCGCGCTCTCGCCGTCGGCGGCGATTGTCTCGTTGGCGGGATCGGCAGCAATTGCAACGTCAGCGGGGTCGCCCGATTCGAACGTTACGGTGGCGTCTGCAGTTCCCGCATCGGACTCGCTGAACTCGAGAGTGTACACACCGGCGTCACTTGAGGTCGCGGTGAACACTGCCTTACCGTCTGAATCGGTCTCACTGGTCTCGCCAGTAAGATCTTCGAGCCCATCGGCGTCGTCTACCTCGACAGTTGCCGCTTCGACGGGGCTTTCGAACGCGTCCGCAACGGTCACCTCAATCTCGACTTCTTCATCGTTGTCGGCAACCGCCCCGTCAACGGTCACGGTCGCGTCGATCTGCTGGGGGATGGTTTCGACGGTCACCACCTCGCTGTCAGTGTCGTCGCCGCTCGTCACGGTCACGCTTCCCGTGCCGGCGTCGCTGACTACGGTGTCCCATCGTAGGGTACGTTTTTCGGAGTCACCGCTCTCGAGTGTGATCGCTTTGGTGTCCTGTTCGTCGCCGTCGAAATCACGCAGTTCGACAGTCCGGTCGCCGTCTGCACCCCAGTTGGTGACCTCGGAGGTCACCTCGAGGGTGTCGCCCTCGCCGACTGGTGCGTTGGTATCGGTGACGTTCACCCCGTAGAACGGCTCGATGTCTTGCCAGGCGAGCGCCGGGTAGGTGTTGGTG
Above is a genomic segment from Natronolimnobius baerhuensis containing:
- a CDS encoding endo-1,4-beta-xylanase, which gives rise to MSSDKTLRELADENGVTIGAGVPARSFRQYPDDPTLAQTLKREFNAVTTANALKMGPLRPEPKVYDFDDADAIVNFGVENDMTVRGHTLLWHKQTPEWFLAWDYTDDQLEAFVRDHIHTVAGRYHDKVDVWDVVNEAVADDGSMRETMWYEAMGEEYLDKAFEWANDVAPDADLYYNDYEIASDNDKADAVYDLLERLLERGVPIDGVGIQMHSLPSYQHTREDPEAVGANIRRFKDLGLDVQVTEMDVAYGPDEEFDDRLEHQAQYYRDVLEACLDNGCNTLVTWGVHDAGTWLQNRYDVTADPLLFDENFNPKPAYYAIQDLLENRS
- a CDS encoding Cdc6/Cdc18 family protein is translated as MLEQRTQAGIEPGVVSQDNLEYIARRVDGDARQAISLLYHSVRNLQFGDRVELTEAAINDAEPDATRHIVRSRLLSLSRDQRIALECLGENGPSTSGELYVCYRDRVDDPCTKPTVRGWMPKFGGYELVVNKGPSHAPRYRVCEQVLEELDYKPI
- a CDS encoding PIN domain-containing protein; amino-acid sequence: MKVLDANFLIDYLKGDEAVKEFYEANGDESEQWVVPVPAYAEVLVGEGNLPAGDVEGARADLAWTEKHAVDEHTAVLAGEIADEIGPEGPFLDGVDAIVAAVGRELDAPVVSTDGDLTHDETKKVVDTEDYRN
- a CDS encoding antitoxin VapB family protein, whose product is MATADEQIRVSDRVKRILDRRRHEGESYNDVLERVLDEDNEGDFYDGFGRWSDDQAERVREQREQAKEKRKARMRRLAGDAGEDADA